In Streptomyces dangxiongensis, one DNA window encodes the following:
- a CDS encoding FUSC family protein: MLKRMFVAPDPGRGRLRFAARAVLGIGLAVVVCFGAGHSLAGAVTGGLAALLALFTVADPTVRGQAVTTALLPAVGVPVLAVAAGLHDVPVARDLAFLAVVGAGVYARRWGPRGHSLGVFAFMTFFVAQFLHATPARLPELYAAVLLSVLSAAAVRFGVWCYERRLPPAVVPAPPGATGLARVTTRQAIQATAGAGFALVAGQLLSGQRWYWAVGATWWIFVNTASRGETLVRGFRRVLGTVIGIGLGLLVAVPLHGAPVPTAALVTASVFGIFYTAAVSYTWMMLWVTLLAESLYGLLGVLSPGLLALRLAETGVGALGAALAVLFVLPVTTHATTDAWIQRALRCVHACTAEAAARLAGSATADPAPRVAELERLLGRVRLSVAPLVHPLNPMPARKARARRVLALLDDCAREIRGLVAVAADPEASHDARLAAACWRVETAVEALTAGRWEPLHRPADSPAEPVLAHLHGLERALAALAEPLRTPFVARPAEAEALAGRPDGF; the protein is encoded by the coding sequence GTGCTGAAGAGGATGTTCGTGGCTCCGGACCCGGGGCGTGGGCGGTTGCGCTTCGCCGCACGGGCGGTCCTCGGCATCGGACTGGCCGTCGTGGTCTGTTTCGGCGCCGGGCATTCCCTCGCCGGCGCGGTCACCGGCGGCCTCGCCGCGCTGCTCGCCCTGTTCACCGTGGCCGACCCGACCGTGCGCGGTCAGGCGGTCACCACCGCGCTGCTGCCCGCCGTGGGCGTGCCGGTGCTCGCCGTGGCGGCCGGGCTGCACGACGTCCCCGTCGCCCGTGACCTGGCCTTCCTCGCCGTCGTCGGCGCCGGCGTGTACGCGCGCCGCTGGGGGCCGCGCGGGCACAGCCTCGGCGTGTTCGCCTTCATGACCTTCTTCGTGGCCCAGTTCCTGCACGCCACACCGGCCCGGCTGCCCGAGCTGTACGCCGCCGTCCTGCTGTCCGTGCTCAGCGCGGCGGCGGTCCGCTTCGGCGTGTGGTGCTACGAGCGCCGGCTGCCCCCGGCCGTCGTACCCGCCCCGCCCGGTGCGACCGGGCTGGCCCGGGTGACCACGCGGCAGGCGATCCAGGCGACCGCGGGCGCCGGGTTCGCGCTCGTCGCCGGCCAGCTCCTGTCGGGACAGCGCTGGTACTGGGCCGTCGGCGCCACCTGGTGGATCTTCGTCAACACCGCCTCGCGCGGCGAGACGCTGGTACGCGGCTTCCGCCGGGTCCTCGGCACTGTGATCGGCATCGGCCTCGGCCTCCTCGTCGCCGTCCCCCTGCACGGCGCGCCCGTCCCGACGGCCGCCCTGGTCACGGCCAGCGTCTTCGGCATCTTCTACACGGCCGCCGTCTCCTACACCTGGATGATGCTCTGGGTGACGCTGCTCGCCGAGAGCCTCTACGGCCTGCTCGGCGTCCTCAGCCCCGGACTCCTCGCCCTGCGGCTCGCCGAGACCGGTGTCGGCGCACTCGGTGCCGCGCTCGCCGTCCTGTTCGTGCTGCCGGTCACCACGCACGCCACCACCGACGCCTGGATCCAGCGGGCCCTGCGCTGCGTCCACGCCTGCACGGCCGAGGCCGCGGCACGCCTCGCCGGTTCCGCCACGGCCGACCCCGCGCCGCGCGTGGCCGAACTGGAGCGGCTGCTCGGCCGTGTCCGGCTCTCGGTGGCCCCGCTGGTGCACCCGCTGAACCCGATGCCGGCCCGCAAGGCGCGCGCCCGCCGGGTCCTGGCACTGCTCGACGACTGTGCCCGTGAGATCAGGGGCCTGGTGGCGGTCGCTGCCGACCCCGAGGCCTCCCACGACGCCCGTCTCGCCGCCGCCTGCTGGCGCGTCGAGACCGCTGTCGAGGCCCTCACCGCCGGCCGCTGGGAACCCCTCCACCGCCCCGCCGACTCGCCCGCCGAGCCCGTCCTGGCCCATCTGCACGGCCTGGAGCGCGCGCTCGCCGCCCTCGCCGAACCGCTGCGGACACCGTTCGTAGCGAGGCCGGCGGAAGCGGAGGCCCTGGCCGGACGGCCGGACGGCTTCTGA
- a CDS encoding MFS transporter, with the protein MSTVQARPAPDDRRWKALGVCLAAGFISLLDTSIVNVALPSMEHGLGASQAAQSWVVSGYALTFGLALVPAGRLGDMHGRRRAFLFGLALFTVASAACGLAPGPSWLVLFRLIQGTAAGMVAPQTSGLIQQMFQGAERAKAFGLLGSVIGVSTAVGPLAGGLLIDAVGTDDGWRWVFFVNLPIGAAAFVAGLRLLPRFAAPAGKREEFDPFGVLLLGAGVLALMLPLVQEQQWTGREKWALMPVAVVLLGAFWVWERRQGLRGHAPLVDLALFSLRSFTLGALVSLSYFAGFTTVFFVYTLYLQNNVGYSALAAGLSVLPFAAASAVGAAIGGRLVLRFGRTLVVIGLSGVALGLLGVVAAVELVPGRGVGWASALPMLIGGIGSGLTVSPNTTLTLTRVPVHRAGAAGGVLQTGQRVGSAAGIAVVGAVYFAHLANHGSAGTAVQLGLLTAVGIILVALVLAIADLRERHVHPEPGRTGEAVRRGSQEGGTEERVRGAS; encoded by the coding sequence ATGAGCACAGTTCAGGCCCGGCCCGCCCCCGACGACCGGCGATGGAAGGCGCTCGGGGTCTGCCTCGCAGCGGGTTTCATCTCGCTCCTCGACACCTCGATCGTGAACGTGGCACTGCCCTCGATGGAACACGGGCTGGGAGCCTCCCAGGCCGCCCAGTCGTGGGTGGTCTCCGGGTACGCCCTCACCTTCGGGCTCGCCCTGGTCCCGGCGGGCCGGCTGGGTGACATGCACGGACGGCGTCGGGCCTTCCTGTTCGGGCTCGCCCTGTTCACGGTGGCCTCGGCGGCGTGCGGGCTGGCGCCCGGCCCCTCCTGGCTGGTGCTGTTCCGGCTGATCCAGGGCACGGCGGCGGGCATGGTCGCGCCGCAGACCTCGGGGCTGATCCAGCAGATGTTCCAGGGCGCCGAGAGGGCCAAGGCCTTCGGACTGCTCGGCAGCGTCATCGGCGTGTCGACGGCGGTGGGTCCCCTGGCGGGCGGCCTGCTGATCGACGCCGTCGGCACCGACGACGGCTGGCGCTGGGTCTTCTTCGTCAATCTGCCGATCGGGGCGGCCGCCTTCGTCGCCGGGCTCCGGCTGCTGCCCCGTTTCGCGGCACCGGCGGGAAAGCGCGAGGAGTTCGACCCGTTCGGCGTACTGCTCCTGGGCGCGGGGGTTCTCGCACTCATGCTGCCCCTGGTGCAGGAGCAGCAGTGGACCGGGCGGGAGAAGTGGGCGCTGATGCCGGTGGCCGTGGTGCTGCTGGGCGCGTTCTGGGTCTGGGAGAGACGGCAGGGGCTGCGCGGGCACGCTCCGCTGGTGGACCTGGCGCTGTTCTCCCTGCGCTCCTTCACCCTCGGCGCCCTGGTCAGCCTCTCGTACTTCGCGGGCTTCACCACGGTCTTCTTCGTCTACACCCTGTATCTCCAGAACAATGTGGGATACAGCGCGCTCGCCGCGGGCCTGAGCGTGCTGCCCTTCGCGGCGGCCTCGGCGGTCGGGGCCGCGATCGGCGGCCGGCTGGTGCTGCGCTTCGGCCGCACGCTGGTCGTGATCGGTCTGAGCGGAGTGGCGCTGGGGCTGCTCGGTGTGGTCGCGGCGGTGGAACTGGTGCCCGGGCGGGGCGTGGGATGGGCGTCCGCGCTGCCGATGCTCATCGGAGGCATCGGCAGCGGCCTGACCGTCTCCCCGAACACCACCCTCACCCTCACCCGCGTCCCGGTCCACCGTGCGGGCGCGGCCGGCGGCGTCCTCCAGACGGGCCAGCGCGTCGGCTCCGCGGCCGGGATCGCCGTGGTGGGCGCGGTGTACTTCGCTCACCTCGCCAACCATGGCAGCGCCGGCACGGCGGTCCAGCTCGGGCTGCTCACCGCCGTGGGGATCATCCTCGTCGCCCTCGTGCTGGCAATCGCCGACCTGCGGGAACGCCATGTGCATCCGGAGCCGGGCAGGACCGGGGAGGCGGTCCGGCGGGGCTCACAGGAGGGCGGGACGGAGGAACGGGTCCGGGGCGCCTCCTGA
- a CDS encoding sirohydrochlorin chelatase yields MSSPTGPASGLPVRMPRPRQPGRHRRPEPLVAPEGAPALVLAVPGVPSAATRSLAEEVVSIARSELPGLDARIGYLDGDDSEFTTLRSVLAHAAEERTARYERAVAAGVEGVREPDGPVAVVVPLLAGPDGALLRHIRQAVMDSRVAAELTDVLGPHPLLAEALHVRLSEAGLARADRARLFTVATAADGIILASVGGEEAVQAAGITGMLLAARLAVPVMAAALDQEGSISSVAEQLRSSGSHQLALAPYLIGPEIDPALTAEAAAEAGCATAEALGAYPAIGKLALAKYTTALGIAPQQAQGAPVR; encoded by the coding sequence ATGAGCTCCCCCACTGGACCCGCGTCCGGCCTGCCCGTACGAATGCCGCGACCCCGCCAGCCCGGACGCCACCGCCGCCCGGAACCGCTGGTGGCTCCCGAGGGCGCGCCGGCGCTCGTCCTCGCGGTGCCTGGCGTGCCCAGCGCCGCCACGCGCAGCCTCGCCGAGGAGGTCGTGAGCATCGCCCGCTCCGAGCTGCCCGGCCTGGATGCCCGGATCGGGTACCTGGACGGGGACGACTCGGAGTTCACCACGCTCCGCTCCGTGCTGGCTCACGCCGCCGAGGAGCGCACCGCCCGCTACGAGCGGGCCGTCGCCGCCGGTGTCGAGGGAGTCCGGGAGCCGGACGGCCCGGTCGCCGTCGTCGTCCCGCTGCTGGCCGGTCCGGACGGTGCGCTGCTGCGTCACATCCGTCAGGCCGTGATGGACAGCCGGGTCGCCGCCGAGCTGACCGATGTCCTCGGACCGCACCCGCTGCTCGCCGAGGCGCTGCACGTGCGGCTGTCCGAGGCGGGTCTGGCCCGCGCCGACCGCGCCCGGCTGTTCACCGTGGCCACCGCCGCCGACGGCATCATCCTGGCCTCCGTGGGCGGTGAGGAGGCGGTGCAGGCGGCCGGCATCACCGGCATGCTGCTCGCCGCGCGTCTGGCGGTGCCGGTGATGGCCGCGGCGCTGGACCAGGAGGGCTCCATCTCCTCGGTGGCCGAGCAGCTACGTTCCTCGGGTTCGCACCAGCTTGCCCTGGCGCCGTATCTGATCGGCCCGGAGATCGACCCGGCGCTGACGGCAGAGGCGGCCGCGGAGGCGGGCTGCGCCACGGCGGAGGCGCTCGGCGCGTACCCGGCGATCGGCAAGCTGGCGCTCGCCAAGTACACGACGGCGCTGGGCATCGCCCCGCAGCAGGCACAGGGCGCGCCGGTCCGCTGA
- a CDS encoding Lrp/AsnC family transcriptional regulator: MAVDELDTRILRLLLEQPRTSVREYARILGVARGTLQARLDRMERDGVITGTGPSLSPAALGHPVLAFVHIEVTQGHLDDVGDALAAVPEIVEAFSITGGGDLLARVVGRDNAHLEDVIQKLISLPGVVRTRTEVALRERVPHRLLPLVESVGRTARA; this comes from the coding sequence ATGGCCGTGGACGAACTCGACACCCGCATCCTGCGACTGCTCCTGGAGCAGCCGCGCACCAGCGTGCGCGAGTACGCCCGCATCCTCGGTGTCGCCCGCGGCACGCTCCAGGCCCGGCTGGACCGGATGGAACGCGACGGCGTGATCACCGGTACGGGTCCTTCCCTCTCCCCCGCCGCCCTTGGCCATCCGGTGCTGGCGTTCGTGCACATCGAGGTCACCCAGGGCCACCTGGACGACGTTGGCGACGCGCTGGCCGCCGTACCGGAGATCGTGGAGGCGTTCTCGATCACGGGTGGCGGGGACCTGCTCGCGCGCGTGGTGGGCCGGGACAACGCCCATCTGGAGGACGTGATCCAGAAACTGATCAGTCTTCCCGGCGTGGTGCGCACCCGCACGGAGGTGGCGCTGCGCGAACGCGTTCCCCACCGGCTGCTGCCGCTGGTGGAGTCGGTCGGCCGGACGGCGCGCGCCTGA
- a CDS encoding lactonase family protein: protein MAQGGRPGRRRAFIGSFTAAGGPGLVTAEVAPHGGALTVVAAAEDVPDPSYLALSPDGGTLYAVSETAEGAVAAYRVTGDRPEPAGPPVPVDGSGPTHLGLYAGHVLTANYGCGSVTAVPLRPDGTLAARPSGRLQHTGSGPHERRQRGPHAHQVQADPSGRWAVSVDLGTDSVRACILADGTPAVHRETALRPGSGPRHLAFHPDGEHAYVVNELTPTVTVCRWDAGTGSLKPLTEVPLLPGAPAGDAYPSGIVVSPDGRFVWTATRGEDVLSVLAVVADGLRLTGTVPCGGHWPRALAEHDGYLYAANERSGDVTWFTVDEATGLPRYDGSVRVAAASCVVFA from the coding sequence GTGGCACAGGGCGGCAGGCCGGGCAGACGCCGGGCGTTCATCGGCTCGTTCACGGCCGCGGGCGGCCCCGGACTGGTGACCGCCGAGGTGGCACCGCACGGCGGCGCCCTCACCGTCGTCGCCGCCGCGGAAGACGTACCCGACCCGTCCTACCTGGCCCTGTCACCGGACGGCGGCACGCTCTACGCGGTCAGCGAGACGGCCGAGGGTGCCGTCGCCGCCTACCGCGTCACCGGTGACCGGCCGGAACCCGCCGGCCCGCCCGTGCCCGTGGACGGCAGCGGCCCCACCCACCTCGGCCTGTACGCCGGGCACGTGCTGACCGCCAACTACGGTTGCGGCAGTGTCACCGCCGTGCCGCTGCGCCCCGACGGCACCCTCGCCGCCAGGCCCTCCGGCCGGCTCCAGCACACCGGCTCCGGACCGCACGAACGGCGCCAGCGCGGCCCGCACGCCCACCAGGTGCAGGCCGATCCCAGCGGCCGGTGGGCCGTCAGCGTCGACCTCGGCACGGACTCGGTCCGCGCGTGCATCCTCGCGGACGGAACCCCCGCCGTGCACCGCGAGACCGCCCTGCGCCCGGGCTCCGGCCCACGTCACCTGGCCTTCCACCCGGACGGCGAGCACGCCTACGTCGTCAACGAGCTGACTCCCACCGTGACCGTGTGCCGCTGGGACGCCGGGACCGGCTCCCTGAAGCCGCTCACCGAGGTCCCCCTGCTGCCCGGCGCCCCCGCCGGGGACGCCTACCCGTCCGGGATCGTCGTCTCGCCCGACGGCCGCTTCGTGTGGACCGCGACCCGCGGCGAGGACGTCCTGTCGGTACTGGCCGTCGTGGCCGACGGCCTCCGGCTGACCGGCACGGTGCCCTGCGGCGGACACTGGCCGCGCGCCCTGGCCGAGCACGACGGCTACCTGTACGCCGCCAACGAACGCTCCGGCGACGTGACCTGGTTCACCGTGGACGAGGCGACGGGCCTGCCCCGCTACGACGGCTCGGTGCGGGTCGCCGCGGCCTCCTGCGTCGTCTTCGCCTGA